Proteins from a single region of Candidatus Sericytochromatia bacterium:
- a CDS encoding stage V sporulation protein S, translating into MDVLKVSAKSNPSSVAGALAGVLREHGKAEMQAIGAGALNQAVKAIAIARGYVAPSGMDLVCVPAFIDIQIDGEERTAIKLIVEPR; encoded by the coding sequence GTGGACGTCCTCAAAGTTTCCGCAAAGTCCAATCCCAGTTCCGTGGCCGGGGCCCTGGCCGGGGTCCTGAGAGAGCATGGGAAGGCGGAGATGCAGGCCATTGGTGCGGGGGCGCTGAACCAGGCGGTCAAGGCGATCGCGATCGCCCGCGGTTACGTGGCGCCGAGTGGGATGGACCTGGTCTGCGTGCCAGCCTTCATTGACATCCAGATCGATGGCGAAGAACGCACAGCCATCAAGTTGATTGTCGAGCCTCGTTGA
- a CDS encoding TIGR00282 family metallophosphoesterase, protein MSAAFLDVLFIGDIVGRPGRDAVAQTLQDMRRADIPDLIVANAENAAGGFGLTEPVCQELVDLGIQVLTMGNHTWDKAEIFGFIGEQRRLLRPANYPEGTPGRGWTLLEVAGVQVAVVNVMGRAFMPPVDCPFVCLDRVIAEIAGQAQVILVDVHAEATAEKIALARYVDGRVSACLGTHTHVQTADETILAGGTAFLSDVGMCGPRDAVIGVKTELAIRKMKTPFPTKLEVASGPSQFNAVRLRVDTRTGHSVAIERLNYR, encoded by the coding sequence GTGAGCGCCGCCTTCCTGGATGTTCTGTTCATTGGCGACATCGTCGGAAGACCGGGTCGGGATGCAGTAGCACAGACCCTGCAAGATATGCGCAGGGCCGACATCCCCGACCTGATCGTGGCGAATGCTGAAAATGCGGCAGGCGGCTTCGGCCTCACGGAGCCCGTCTGCCAGGAACTGGTCGATCTGGGGATTCAGGTTCTGACCATGGGCAATCACACCTGGGACAAGGCTGAGATCTTCGGGTTCATCGGGGAGCAACGGCGTTTGCTGCGCCCAGCCAACTACCCCGAAGGGACCCCGGGGCGCGGCTGGACCCTGCTGGAGGTGGCAGGGGTCCAGGTGGCCGTCGTGAACGTGATGGGCCGCGCCTTCATGCCGCCCGTGGATTGTCCCTTCGTCTGCCTCGATCGGGTGATAGCGGAAATCGCCGGCCAGGCACAAGTGATCCTGGTCGACGTGCATGCGGAGGCAACGGCGGAGAAAATCGCCCTCGCCCGCTACGTGGATGGCCGGGTCAGCGCCTGCCTGGGTACCCACACGCACGTGCAAACTGCGGACGAGACGATTCTGGCTGGCGGAACGGCTTTCCTCAGTGACGTCGGCATGTGTGGCCCCCGTGACGCCGTCATCGGGGTGAAGACCGAGTTGGCCATCCGCAAGATGAAGACCCCATTCCCCACCAAGCTCGAGGTGGCCTCCGGTCCCAGTCAGTTCAATGCGGTGCGGCTCCGCGTAGACACCCGGACAGGCCATAGTGTCGCGATTGAACGCTTGAACTACCGCTGA